A genome region from Prionailurus bengalensis isolate Pbe53 chromosome B4, Fcat_Pben_1.1_paternal_pri, whole genome shotgun sequence includes the following:
- the KLRD1 gene encoding natural killer cells antigen CD94, producing MAASQINPWNLISSILGVICLSLMATTGILLKHLLTKQSIQPTMSPGLTTEIQKEADCCFCQEKWIGSQCNCYFFSTELKTWEESRDFCASQNSSLLQIQNTDELHFMRSSTSFYWIGLRYSEKHRAWLWENNSNVSQDLLPLIQNLSAKKCVLYSPVRSALDEPCGSTYRFICKQQLRRPGGSVG from the exons ATGGCAG CTTCTCAGATCAATCCATGGAATTTGATTTCCAGCATTTTAGGAGTAATCTGCCTTTCCTTGATGGCTACTACGGGGATTTTGCTGAAAcatt TGCTTACTAAACAAAGTATTCAGCCAACAATGTCTCCAGGACTAACCACAGAAATCCAGAAAG aagcTGACTGTTGTTTTTGCCAAGAGAAGTGGATTGGGAGCCAATGCAACTGCTACTTCTTTTCTACTGAATTAAAAACTTGGGAAGAGAGTCGTGATTTCTGTGCTTCTCAGAATTCCAGTCTACTTCAGATTCAAAACACAGATGAGTTG CATTTTATGAGGTCCAGTACAAGCTTTTACTGGATTGGGCTCCGTTACAGTGAAAAACATCGTGCCTGGTTGTGGGAAAACAACTCCAACGTCTCCCAAGATCT ATTGCCATTAATTCAAAATTTAAGTGCAAAGAAATGCGTACTGTATAGCCCAGTTCGAAGTGCTTTGGATGAACCCTGTGGAAGTACATATCGTTTTATATGTAAGCAACAGCTgaggcgtccgggtggctcagtcggttga